From Onychostoma macrolepis isolate SWU-2019 chromosome 05, ASM1243209v1, whole genome shotgun sequence, one genomic window encodes:
- the LOC131541211 gene encoding uncharacterized protein LOC131541211 isoform X1, which translates to MVMVGNQCHAFIKTVFVLSEHGVALDHIYQDITLRELRKDSDLQKVSLLLALVAMPRQSPQKENYLNTWKPKTYSSLIDGLQGRHNKKINEEFKRITTVSLEATFMAKLDKCTPKLMDLASSKGGAKAERIRKIRDMLLEHNTIEVRREVAICCLVVYLGETEEDLFKEFANTQEFEEDIERQVMTIAIIGDQPTSGCNHKTATIVVEGIKILNGMDISRCCALLMGIIYALNLSYPKELKYTCEVFQKLFLELDGLKPSAKVMRLKNSIF; encoded by the exons ATGGTCATGGTGGGCAACCAGTGCCATGCCTTTATCAAGACTGTTTTTGTTCTTTCAGAACATGGGGTAGCCTTAGATCACATTTATCAAGACATCACTCTAAGGGAACTCAGGAAAGATTCAGATCTGCAGAAAGTATCTCTTTTACTTGCCCTTGTTGCAATGCCAAGACAATCTCCACAGAAAGAGAATTATTTGAACACCTGG AAGCCGAAAACATACTCCTCACTCATTGACGGACTTCAAGGAAGACATAATAAAAAG ATAAATGAAGAATTCAAAAGAATAACCACTGTAAGTCTTGAAGCCACCTTTATGGCCAAACTTGACAAGTGTACCCCAAAACTGATGGACCTGGCCTCATCAAAGGGAGGAGCTAAAGCAGAAAGAATCAGAAAGATCAGGGACATGCTTCTCGAg caCAATACAATTGAAGTACGGAGAGAAGTAGCTATCTGCTGCCTTGTTGTCTACCTTGGAGAGACAGAAGAGGACCTTTTCAAGGAGTTTGCT AACACACAAGAGTTTGAGGAAGACATTGAAAGGCAAGTGATGACAATTGCCATCATCGGTGATCAACCTACTTCAGGATGTAACCACAAGACGGCAACCATTGTGGTTGAGGGCATCAAAATCCTGAATGGAATGGATATCTCAAGGTGCTGTGCTCTGCTGATGGGCATAATATATGCTCTGAATCTGAGTTACCCCAAGGAACTTAAATATACCTGTGAAGTGTTTCAGAAGTTGTTTCTTGAACTTGATGGACTGAAACCCAGTGCAAAAGTAATGCGTCTGAAGAACAGTATTTTCTGA
- the LOC131541211 gene encoding uncharacterized protein LOC131541211 isoform X2, translating into MGKTFSLRRQEIIYNTPEIKDVMERWPALSDAAQINEEFKRITTVSLEATFMAKLDKCTPKLMDLASSKGGAKAERIRKIRDMLLEHNTIEVRREVAICCLVVYLGETEEDLFKEFANTQEFEEDIERQVMTIAIIGDQPTSGCNHKTATIVVEGIKILNGMDISRCCALLMGIIYALNLSYPKELKYTCEVFQKLFLELDGLKPSAKVMRLKNSIF; encoded by the exons ATGGGCAAGACATTCTCTCTTCGCAGACAAGAAATAATTTACAACACCCCTGAAATCAAGGATGTCATGGAGCGCTGGCCTGCGTTATCAGATGCTGCACAG ATAAATGAAGAATTCAAAAGAATAACCACTGTAAGTCTTGAAGCCACCTTTATGGCCAAACTTGACAAGTGTACCCCAAAACTGATGGACCTGGCCTCATCAAAGGGAGGAGCTAAAGCAGAAAGAATCAGAAAGATCAGGGACATGCTTCTCGAg caCAATACAATTGAAGTACGGAGAGAAGTAGCTATCTGCTGCCTTGTTGTCTACCTTGGAGAGACAGAAGAGGACCTTTTCAAGGAGTTTGCT AACACACAAGAGTTTGAGGAAGACATTGAAAGGCAAGTGATGACAATTGCCATCATCGGTGATCAACCTACTTCAGGATGTAACCACAAGACGGCAACCATTGTGGTTGAGGGCATCAAAATCCTGAATGGAATGGATATCTCAAGGTGCTGTGCTCTGCTGATGGGCATAATATATGCTCTGAATCTGAGTTACCCCAAGGAACTTAAATATACCTGTGAAGTGTTTCAGAAGTTGTTTCTTGAACTTGATGGACTGAAACCCAGTGCAAAAGTAATGCGTCTGAAGAACAGTATTTTCTGA